From the Entomomonas sp. E2T0 genome, one window contains:
- a CDS encoding YeiH family protein codes for MLQQRKTLPIFQNIGNSSFLLGLILIITIACISQYLSSLSWVKTTGLSALTIAILLGIVIGNTFFNHIATHTVSGVDFSKNTLLRFGIICYGFRITFQQFSSVGWSGVLIATVMLASTFMLAMLIGIKLLKLDKQTAILIGAGSSICGAAAVMAAEPIVKGQAHKVAVAVATVVVFGTIAMFLYPLLFPYLGLSEQAYGVFAGSTIHEVAQVVVAGKNISEAAASAAVIEKMLRVMLLAPFLMMLSITLAKKGDNTSKAKINIPWFAVLFILVALFNSLVTIPNSILDLINSADTLFLTMAMAALGVRTHLGAIRQAGIKPLLLAGSLFIFLIVGGYTINLGIHHLFING; via the coding sequence ATGTTACAACAGAGAAAAACTCTACCCATTTTCCAAAATATAGGGAATAGTAGTTTTTTGTTAGGTCTCATTCTTATTATTACTATAGCCTGTATTAGCCAATACTTATCTTCTTTATCTTGGGTAAAAACTACTGGCCTAAGTGCCTTAACTATAGCCATCTTATTAGGCATTGTGATTGGTAATACATTTTTTAACCATATTGCTACTCACACAGTTTCAGGTGTAGATTTTTCAAAAAATACTCTATTACGTTTTGGCATTATTTGTTATGGCTTTCGAATTACCTTCCAACAATTTAGTTCTGTTGGTTGGTCTGGTGTATTAATTGCCACCGTGATGTTAGCAAGTACTTTTATGTTAGCGATGTTGATAGGAATAAAGCTGCTTAAACTTGATAAACAAACAGCCATACTTATTGGAGCCGGTAGTTCTATTTGTGGTGCAGCAGCTGTGATGGCAGCAGAACCAATTGTTAAAGGACAAGCTCATAAGGTAGCAGTAGCAGTAGCAACCGTTGTTGTATTTGGCACTATAGCTATGTTTCTCTATCCTTTACTTTTTCCTTATTTAGGATTATCAGAACAAGCCTATGGTGTTTTTGCGGGATCTACCATTCATGAAGTAGCACAAGTTGTTGTTGCAGGGAAAAATATTAGTGAAGCAGCTGCTTCTGCAGCAGTTATTGAAAAAATGTTAAGAGTTATGTTGCTAGCCCCTTTTTTAATGATGCTCTCTATTACATTAGCTAAAAAGGGTGATAACACCAGCAAAGCTAAAATTAATATTCCATGGTTTGCTGTTCTATTTATTCTTGTAGCGCTGTTTAACTCTTTGGTAACTATTCCCAATTCAATACTTGACTTAATAAATAGTGCAGATACATTATTTTTAACAATGGCAATGGCCGCATTAGGTGTAAGAACACATCTAGGGGCAATCCGTCAGGCAGGTATTAAGCCTCTATTATTAGCAGGAAGCTTATTTATATTTTTAATAGTGGGTGGTTATACCATTAACTTAGGAATTCATCACTTATTTATTAATGGTTAA
- a CDS encoding lipopolysaccharide kinase InaA family protein: MKLVELTNAGRTPELPLSITLDKDNDLVIENLLRTLPNQRYVAKANWQAKIVLAKLFVGSKANKHYQRELKGVNLLAQQQINTPKLFAHQITEEGGYLLFEYLENSQTLDQQWQLFINQPLLNEQQKKVLQQALAAIAQLHLKGLWQQDLHLDNLLEQSGILYWIDGDGISVEKAGQALSINKVIANLAVFFAQLPPQLDDFLQEFVEFYQTQNITISLSVADLQQAIIKVRKWRVDNILKKIRRDCTLFSVKNTANGFYGVVRTEEEILAPLLAEPDYYIDQGRFIKGFGTTNVADIIINGKHILLKRYNIKNFKHKLSRCWRPTRGWHSWQESFRLMMLGIPTAKPLALLEERHCWMRGRAWLVTEYLEGPDLLTHLKPYENSRPPEAELVALDNLFVSLIKHRISHGDLKGTNLFWVNNQWTLIDLDAVKQHKCIHSFKRAYAKDRTRFLRNWPKDSSLYRLFDERLPKI; encoded by the coding sequence TTGAAACTGGTTGAGCTTACCAATGCAGGTCGTACACCTGAATTACCGCTATCTATAACATTAGATAAAGATAATGATTTAGTAATAGAAAATTTACTGCGTACTTTACCTAATCAGCGTTATGTAGCAAAAGCTAATTGGCAAGCTAAAATAGTATTAGCCAAGTTATTTGTCGGTAGTAAAGCAAATAAGCATTATCAAAGAGAATTAAAGGGTGTTAATTTATTAGCACAGCAACAAATCAATACCCCTAAATTATTTGCTCACCAAATAACTGAAGAAGGTGGCTATTTATTATTTGAGTACCTAGAGAATAGTCAAACGCTTGACCAACAATGGCAATTATTTATTAATCAGCCATTGCTTAATGAACAGCAAAAAAAGGTTTTACAACAGGCATTAGCAGCTATAGCACAACTTCATTTAAAGGGTTTGTGGCAGCAAGATTTACATTTGGATAACTTGTTAGAGCAAAGTGGTATTTTATATTGGATTGATGGTGATGGAATTTCTGTAGAAAAAGCTGGACAGGCATTATCTATTAATAAAGTAATAGCTAATTTAGCTGTTTTCTTTGCTCAGTTGCCTCCTCAGCTAGATGATTTTTTACAGGAGTTTGTTGAGTTTTATCAAACGCAAAATATAACAATTAGTTTATCAGTAGCAGATTTACAGCAAGCTATTATTAAAGTTAGAAAGTGGCGAGTTGATAATATACTGAAAAAAATCAGACGAGACTGTACATTATTTAGTGTGAAGAATACAGCAAATGGTTTTTATGGTGTAGTTCGCACAGAAGAAGAAATATTAGCGCCACTGTTAGCCGAGCCAGATTATTATATTGATCAAGGGCGTTTTATTAAGGGCTTTGGTACTACTAATGTGGCTGATATCATTATTAATGGTAAACATATTTTACTAAAACGCTATAACATTAAAAACTTTAAGCATAAGTTAAGTCGTTGCTGGCGACCAACACGTGGTTGGCACTCATGGCAAGAGAGTTTTAGGTTAATGATGTTAGGCATTCCAACAGCTAAACCACTGGCTTTATTAGAGGAGCGTCATTGCTGGATGCGTGGTAGAGCTTGGTTAGTAACGGAGTATTTAGAAGGGCCAGACTTACTAACCCATTTAAAGCCTTATGAAAATAGTAGGCCACCTGAAGCAGAATTAGTAGCGTTAGATAACTTATTCGTTAGTCTTATTAAGCATCGTATTAGTCATGGTGATTTAAAGGGAACCAATTTGTTTTGGGTTAATAATCAGTGGACATTAATTGACCTTGATGCAGTTAAACAACATAAATGTATTCATTCTTTTAAGCGAGCTTATGCTAAAGATCGTACTCGCTTTTTACGTAATTGGCCTAAAGACTCTAGTTTGTATAGGCTATTTGATGAGCGTCTTCCTAAGATATAG
- a CDS encoding lipopolysaccharide kinase InaA family protein codes for MSDFIASVDKQLLVENGLDSFEALWNLQLETVDEPNSERGGWSTVSYLKLGDRGYFLKRQSNHLTRSLYAPFGEPTFAREFRNIEYYQQLGIPAVTAAFFGTRTLANEKQAILLTHALDGWQDLESYLPDWFTMAKETQQMIIKACGLLLKKLHDKKVLHGCFYPKHIFLKPSIDGFDSCLIDLEKTRRLHFGKRDRLKDIDTLARRTKNQWLEDDYRLFLNTYLDKPKDSTEVTDWLNRLIKRNQRKENRA; via the coding sequence ATGAGCGATTTTATTGCTTCCGTAGATAAGCAATTATTAGTCGAGAATGGCTTAGATTCTTTTGAAGCACTATGGAATCTTCAATTAGAAACTGTGGATGAACCTAATAGTGAGCGTGGCGGCTGGAGTACTGTAAGTTATCTGAAACTAGGAGATAGGGGCTATTTTTTAAAACGCCAATCTAATCATCTGACGCGCTCATTATATGCACCTTTTGGTGAGCCTACTTTTGCTAGAGAGTTTCGTAATATTGAATACTATCAACAATTAGGTATTCCTGCGGTAACAGCGGCTTTTTTTGGCACTAGAACATTAGCTAATGAGAAACAAGCCATTTTGCTGACTCACGCGTTAGATGGTTGGCAAGATTTAGAGAGCTATTTGCCAGATTGGTTTACGATGGCTAAAGAAACGCAACAGATGATTATTAAAGCTTGTGGCTTATTATTAAAAAAGTTACATGATAAGAAAGTGTTACATGGTTGTTTCTATCCTAAACATATCTTTTTAAAACCTAGTATTGATGGTTTTGATAGTTGCCTTATTGATTTAGAAAAAACCAGACGATTACATTTTGGTAAACGTGACCGATTAAAAGATATTGATACATTGGCGCGTCGAACTAAAAATCAATGGTTAGAGGATGATTATCGTCTATTCCTTAATACTTATCTTGATAAGCCAAAAGATTCTACAGAAGTGACTGATTGGTTAAATCGACTCATCAAGCGTAATCAACGTAAGGAGAACCGTGCTTGA
- a CDS encoding lipopolysaccharide kinase InaA family protein produces MAEWKLNPEYQHLNNSFGSLEAVFALEGERITKDRVSEVVRVEIEGTRYYVKRYWDAGKGIRKFLGKPRIKREWQNMQRFKKWGIPTAEVVASGLERSKGLFMRGAMVTKEIPNTTDLSQMVEQQDARLHDYKWVNNVSLQLAKATRKMHDHNFAHNDLKWRNLLVDDQQNLFFIDCPTGAFWYGYMFSFRRIKDLACLDKVAKYQLTRTQRLRFYLQYRERDRLKDKDKQRIRRIVKLYEGRE; encoded by the coding sequence ATGGCTGAGTGGAAGTTAAATCCTGAGTATCAACATTTAAACAATAGTTTTGGTAGTCTGGAAGCTGTATTTGCTCTAGAGGGTGAACGTATTACTAAGGATCGTGTTTCTGAAGTAGTACGTGTGGAAATAGAGGGAACTCGCTATTATGTAAAGCGTTATTGGGACGCTGGTAAAGGGATTCGTAAATTTCTTGGTAAGCCTCGTATTAAAAGAGAATGGCAGAATATGCAACGTTTTAAAAAGTGGGGCATCCCTACTGCTGAAGTGGTTGCTTCAGGTTTGGAGCGTAGTAAAGGCTTATTTATGCGTGGTGCTATGGTAACTAAAGAAATTCCTAATACCACAGATTTATCACAAATGGTGGAGCAGCAGGATGCTCGACTACACGATTATAAATGGGTAAATAATGTTAGCCTGCAATTAGCTAAAGCTACCCGTAAAATGCATGATCATAATTTTGCCCATAATGATTTGAAATGGCGTAATTTATTAGTGGATGACCAACAAAATTTATTTTTTATTGATTGTCCTACAGGTGCTTTTTGGTATGGCTACATGTTTAGTTTTCGCCGTATCAAAGACCTTGCTTGTTTAGATAAAGTAGCAAAATATCAGCTTACTCGTACCCAGCGGTTACGTTTTTATCTGCAATATCGTGAGCGTGATCGTTTAAAAGATAAAGATAAACAGCGCATTAGACGTATTGTAAAACTTTATGAGGGAAGAGAATGA
- the rfaP gene encoding lipopolysaccharide core heptose(I) kinase RfaP, which produces MKLELSEPFKSLWLGKDPFTEVESLQGEVYRELSGRKTLRTEVQGKGYFVKIHRGIGWSEIFKNLITAKLPVLGAGQELKAIKKLQSVGVDTMTAVAFGEKGANPAKQYSFIITEELAPTISLEDFSINWINQPPEVKLKWALINRVAEMVGKMHRAGVNHRDCYICHFLLHTDTAVTAEQFKLSVIDLHRAQIHSQLPTRWRNKDLAALYFSVLEIGLTKRDLLRFLKVYFQKPIADIFRDEKDLLQWLEEKAAKLYKRKQKYGEAI; this is translated from the coding sequence ATGAAGTTAGAGTTATCTGAACCCTTTAAAAGCTTGTGGTTAGGGAAAGATCCATTTACTGAAGTAGAAAGCTTGCAAGGAGAAGTCTATCGTGAACTAAGTGGACGTAAAACACTACGTACAGAAGTTCAGGGTAAGGGATATTTTGTCAAAATTCATCGTGGTATTGGTTGGTCTGAGATTTTTAAAAATCTTATTACAGCAAAATTACCTGTTTTAGGTGCGGGTCAAGAATTAAAGGCTATTAAGAAGTTGCAGTCAGTGGGAGTTGATACCATGACAGCAGTAGCTTTTGGTGAAAAGGGAGCTAATCCAGCAAAACAATACTCTTTTATTATTACTGAAGAGCTAGCGCCTACGATTAGCCTAGAAGATTTTAGTATAAATTGGATCAATCAGCCGCCTGAGGTAAAGCTAAAATGGGCACTGATTAATCGTGTTGCAGAAATGGTAGGAAAAATGCATCGTGCGGGCGTAAATCACCGTGATTGTTATATTTGCCATTTTTTATTACATACAGACACAGCAGTGACTGCAGAGCAGTTTAAATTGTCGGTAATTGATTTACATCGTGCACAAATACATAGTCAATTACCAACTCGCTGGCGCAATAAGGATTTGGCAGCACTTTATTTTTCGGTATTAGAGATTGGTTTAACTAAACGAGATTTATTGCGTTTTTTAAAAGTTTATTTTCAAAAGCCTATAGCTGATATTTTCAGGGATGAAAAAGATCTTTTACAGTGGCTTGAGGAAAAAGCAGCAAAGCTTTATAAGCGTAAGCAAAAGTATGGTGAGGCGATTTAA
- a CDS encoding glycosyltransferase family 4 protein, whose product MQLAFILYKYFPFGGLQRDFMRIAQECQRRGHSIRVYTMIWQGDIPEGFEVLIAPVKAFFNHNRNEKFRAWVQADLAKRPVDKVIGFNKMPDLDVYYAADPCFEDKAQNLRHGFYKKTGRYRHFYEYEKAVFDVKSKTHILMISALQQPLFVKHYQTPSERFHLLPPGIATDRKAPANAADIRAQFRQEFNIKDNELLIVQIGSGFKTKGLDRSLKALASLPTELRKRTKFIVIGQDEPRNFLLMIKKLGLSEQVTILKGRNDIPRFLLGADVLIHPAYNENTGTILLEAMVAGLPVLVTDVCGYAYYIKEADCGIVIESPFEQGNLNQALQTMLDDKSARAKWQQNGLAYAKDADIYSMPERAADIILEVC is encoded by the coding sequence ATGCAATTAGCCTTTATCCTGTATAAGTACTTTCCTTTTGGAGGGTTGCAGCGTGATTTTATGCGTATTGCACAGGAGTGCCAGAGGCGTGGCCATAGTATTCGTGTTTATACTATGATTTGGCAAGGTGATATTCCAGAGGGATTTGAAGTATTAATTGCGCCAGTTAAAGCTTTTTTTAATCATAATCGTAATGAAAAGTTTAGAGCTTGGGTGCAGGCAGATTTAGCTAAGCGACCTGTTGATAAAGTAATTGGCTTTAATAAAATGCCAGATCTAGATGTTTATTATGCCGCTGACCCATGTTTTGAAGATAAAGCACAAAATTTACGGCATGGCTTTTATAAAAAAACAGGGCGTTATCGTCATTTCTATGAGTATGAAAAGGCGGTATTTGATGTTAAGTCTAAAACTCATATATTAATGATTTCAGCATTACAACAACCACTATTTGTAAAACATTATCAAACACCCTCAGAGCGTTTTCATTTATTACCTCCTGGTATAGCTACAGATCGCAAAGCACCTGCTAATGCGGCAGATATTCGGGCACAGTTTAGACAAGAGTTTAATATTAAAGATAATGAACTATTAATAGTACAAATAGGTTCAGGATTTAAAACTAAAGGACTTGATCGTTCTTTGAAAGCCTTAGCTAGTTTACCTACTGAGTTAAGAAAACGTACTAAGTTTATTGTTATTGGTCAGGATGAACCGCGCAATTTCTTATTAATGATTAAGAAGTTAGGTTTGTCAGAGCAGGTTACTATTTTAAAAGGTCGTAATGATATTCCGCGTTTTTTATTGGGAGCAGATGTGCTTATTCATCCTGCTTATAATGAAAATACAGGGACTATTTTATTAGAAGCAATGGTGGCTGGGTTGCCTGTATTAGTAACAGATGTTTGTGGATATGCCTACTATATTAAAGAAGCAGATTGCGGTATTGTTATTGAAAGTCCCTTTGAGCAAGGTAATTTAAATCAAGCATTACAAACCATGCTAGATGACAAGTCAGCACGTGCTAAATGGCAACAAAATGGTTTAGCCTATGCAAAAGATGCTGATATTTATAGTATGCCAGAACGTGCTGCGGATATTATTTTGGAAGTCTGTTAA
- the tkt gene encoding transketolase, producing the protein MPSHRECANAIRALSMDAVQKANSGHPGAPLGMADIAEVLWRGFLKYNPLNPDWFNRDRFVLSNGHGSMLLYSLLHLSGYNLSINDLKNFRQFKSRTPGHPEYGYTVGIETTTGPLGQGLANAVGMAIAEKVLAAQFNKPEFPLVDHHTYVFLGDGCLMEGISHEASSLAGTLELGKLIAFYDDNGISIDGEVEGWFTDDTALRFESYGWQVIRNVDGHDAEEIKIAIETAKAETTKPTLICCKTIIGFGSPNKQGKESSHGAPLGADEISITRDALNWPHAPFDIPHDIYAAWDHKHAGTDAEKAWNTLFFEYKKQFPELTAEFERRVWRELPEDFLEKADQYIAEIANKAETIASRKASQNALNAYGPLLPELLGGSADLAGSNLTLWKGCKGIGPDDASGNYVFYGVREFGMSAMMNGIALHGGFIPYGATFLIFMEYARNAVRMSALMKQRVIYVFTHDSIGLGEDGPTHQPIEQLASLRLTPNLDTWRPCDAVESAVAWKLAIAREDGPTSLVFSRQNLQHQIRTNEQIANIEKGGYILKDCQGKPDLILIATGSEVELATQAYEELTVQGKKVRVVSMPCTSVFDRQEMAYKEAVLPSDVTARVAIEAAHVDFWYKYVGLNGRVIGMTTFGESAPAPTLFKEFGFTVENVVAIANQLL; encoded by the coding sequence ATGCCAAGCCATCGTGAGTGCGCTAATGCTATCCGAGCCTTAAGTATGGATGCCGTTCAAAAAGCCAATAGTGGACACCCTGGTGCCCCTCTAGGAATGGCCGATATTGCAGAGGTTTTATGGCGTGGTTTTTTAAAGTACAATCCTCTAAATCCAGATTGGTTTAACCGTGACCGCTTTGTTCTGTCAAATGGTCATGGCTCGATGTTGCTTTACTCATTACTTCATTTATCAGGCTATAACCTTTCAATTAATGATTTAAAAAATTTCAGACAATTTAAATCACGTACTCCAGGCCATCCAGAATATGGCTATACGGTAGGCATAGAAACCACCACAGGCCCATTAGGTCAAGGTTTAGCTAATGCTGTAGGTATGGCTATTGCTGAAAAAGTCCTTGCAGCACAATTTAATAAGCCAGAATTCCCATTAGTTGACCACCACACCTATGTATTTTTAGGTGACGGTTGTCTTATGGAAGGTATTTCACATGAGGCAAGCTCATTAGCAGGTACTTTAGAACTTGGCAAATTAATCGCCTTCTATGATGACAATGGCATTTCTATTGACGGAGAGGTTGAAGGTTGGTTTACTGATGATACGGCTCTTCGCTTTGAGTCTTATGGCTGGCAAGTAATTCGTAATGTAGATGGACATGATGCTGAAGAAATTAAAATAGCTATTGAAACAGCTAAAGCAGAAACAACTAAACCTACACTTATTTGTTGTAAAACTATTATTGGCTTTGGCTCACCCAATAAACAAGGTAAAGAAAGCAGTCATGGTGCACCATTAGGCGCTGATGAAATATCAATCACTCGTGATGCATTAAATTGGCCACATGCACCCTTTGATATCCCCCATGATATCTATGCTGCTTGGGATCATAAACATGCAGGCACTGATGCAGAAAAAGCTTGGAATACATTATTCTTTGAATACAAAAAGCAATTCCCAGAATTAACTGCTGAGTTTGAACGCCGTGTATGGCGCGAGTTACCAGAAGACTTCTTAGAAAAAGCAGATCAATACATTGCTGAAATTGCTAACAAAGCAGAAACTATTGCGAGCCGTAAAGCCAGTCAAAATGCACTAAACGCCTATGGTCCTTTATTGCCTGAACTACTAGGCGGTTCTGCTGACTTAGCAGGCTCTAACCTTACTTTGTGGAAAGGCTGTAAAGGCATTGGCCCTGATGATGCCAGCGGTAACTATGTATTCTATGGTGTGCGTGAGTTTGGTATGAGTGCCATGATGAATGGTATTGCTCTACATGGTGGCTTTATCCCTTATGGCGCAACCTTCTTAATTTTCATGGAATATGCTCGTAATGCTGTACGTATGTCAGCACTTATGAAACAACGAGTGATTTATGTATTCACTCATGACTCTATTGGCTTAGGTGAAGATGGCCCTACTCACCAACCAATTGAGCAACTAGCTAGCTTACGTTTAACGCCCAACTTAGATACTTGGCGCCCATGTGATGCTGTTGAGTCAGCAGTTGCTTGGAAATTAGCTATTGCACGTGAAGATGGCCCTACTTCTTTAGTGTTCTCACGTCAAAACTTACAACATCAAATACGTACTAACGAACAAATCGCCAACATTGAAAAAGGTGGTTATATCCTTAAAGATTGCCAAGGTAAGCCAGATCTCATTTTAATCGCCACAGGTTCCGAAGTAGAACTAGCTACTCAAGCTTATGAAGAATTAACAGTACAGGGTAAAAAGGTACGTGTTGTTTCTATGCCATGTACTTCTGTATTTGATCGTCAAGAGATGGCCTATAAAGAAGCTGTATTACCTAGTGATGTTACAGCAAGAGTTGCTATAGAAGCTGCCCATGTAGATTTCTGGTATAAATATGTAGGTCTTAATGGTCGTGTTATTGGTATGACAACCTTTGGTGAGTCAGCTCCTGCCCCTACGTTATTTAAAGAATTCGGTTTTACCGTTGAAAACGTAGTAGCTATTGCTAACCAATTACTTTAA
- a CDS encoding phosphoglycerate kinase, producing MHVLKMEDLDLAGKRVLIREDLNVPVKNGIITSDARLVASLPTIKQALKQGAAVIVCSHLGRPEEGVFSEENSLAPVANYLSIALKQSVPLIKDYLENPITIEPGKVVLLENVRFNKGEKKDNDELAQKYASLCDVFVMDAFGTAHRAQASTHGVAKFAKVAAAGPLLSAELEALAKALSNPAKPMAAIVAGSKVSTKLDVLNSLAKICDQLIVGGGIANTFLAAAGYRVGKSLYEPELIDTAKQIAQQVSVPLPSDVVVAKAFAADAEATVKNINDVADDDMILDIGPKTAAHFAQLLNTCKTILWNGPVGVFEFDQFAKGTETLAKAIATGNAFSIAGGGDTLAAIDKFGVIRQISYISTGGGAFLEFVEGKVLPAVAVLEQRAKNL from the coding sequence ATGCATGTTTTAAAAATGGAAGATCTTGATTTAGCGGGTAAACGAGTACTTATTCGTGAAGATCTTAATGTTCCTGTTAAAAACGGCATCATTACGAGTGATGCTAGATTAGTAGCCTCATTACCAACCATTAAACAAGCATTAAAACAAGGTGCGGCTGTCATCGTATGCTCTCACTTAGGTCGACCAGAGGAAGGCGTATTCTCTGAAGAAAATAGCCTTGCCCCTGTTGCAAATTACTTAAGTATCGCTTTAAAGCAATCTGTGCCATTAATTAAAGACTATTTAGAGAACCCTATTACAATTGAACCTGGTAAAGTTGTTTTATTGGAAAATGTACGCTTTAACAAGGGTGAAAAGAAAGACAACGATGAGTTAGCACAAAAATATGCTAGCCTTTGTGATGTTTTTGTAATGGATGCATTTGGTACAGCTCACCGTGCACAGGCATCTACCCATGGCGTTGCAAAATTTGCTAAAGTTGCAGCAGCAGGGCCTTTATTAAGTGCTGAACTAGAGGCACTTGCTAAAGCATTATCTAATCCGGCAAAACCAATGGCTGCTATTGTGGCAGGTTCTAAAGTTTCTACTAAATTAGATGTACTCAATTCTTTAGCCAAGATTTGTGATCAATTAATTGTAGGTGGTGGTATCGCTAATACTTTCTTAGCTGCTGCTGGTTATCGTGTAGGCAAATCACTTTATGAACCTGAACTAATAGATACTGCAAAGCAAATAGCGCAACAAGTCAGTGTACCATTACCCTCTGATGTGGTGGTAGCAAAAGCCTTTGCTGCTGATGCAGAAGCAACTGTTAAAAACATTAATGATGTGGCTGATGATGATATGATTTTAGATATTGGCCCCAAAACAGCAGCACATTTTGCACAGCTATTAAATACTTGTAAAACTATCTTATGGAATGGCCCTGTCGGTGTATTTGAGTTTGATCAATTTGCCAAAGGTACAGAAACACTAGCCAAAGCAATTGCTACTGGTAATGCTTTCTCCATTGCAGGTGGTGGTGATACATTAGCTGCTATTGATAAATTTGGTGTAATAAGACAAATATCTTATATTTCAACAGGTGGCGGGGCTTTCTTGGAGTTTGTAGAAGGTAAAGTATTGCCAGCGGTAGCTGTCTTAGAACAACGAGCCAAGAACTTGTAA
- the fba gene encoding class II fructose-bisphosphate aldolase (catalyzes the reversible aldol condensation of dihydroxyacetonephosphate and glyceraldehyde 3-phosphate in the Calvin cycle, glycolysis, and/or gluconeogenesis) — protein sequence MALISMRQMLDHAAEYGYGIPAFNVNNLEQMRAIMEAADKTDSPVIVQASAGARKYAGAPFLRHLILAAVEEFPHIPVVMHQDHGTSPAVCQRSIQLGFSSVMMDGSLGEDGKTPTDYDYNVRVTQQTVYMAHACGVSVEGELGCLGSLETGMAGEEDGIGAEGVLDHSQLLTDPEEAAQFVKATEVDALAIAIGTSHGAYKFTKPPTGDTLSIARIKEIHARIPDTHLVMHGSSSVPQEWLKVINEFGGEIPETYGVPVEEIVEGIKYGVRKVNIDTDLRLASTGAIRRFLAQNPSEFDPRKYFAKTIEAMRDICIARYEAFGSAGNGSKIKPVSLEVMAERYAKGDLKPKIN from the coding sequence ATGGCATTAATTAGTATGAGACAAATGCTAGACCACGCAGCAGAATATGGCTATGGCATTCCTGCTTTTAATGTAAATAACCTTGAACAAATGCGTGCCATTATGGAAGCTGCAGACAAGACGGATTCTCCAGTAATTGTTCAAGCTTCAGCAGGTGCTAGGAAATATGCAGGTGCTCCTTTTTTACGTCACCTCATTTTAGCTGCTGTAGAAGAGTTTCCACATATTCCTGTCGTGATGCATCAAGACCATGGAACTAGCCCTGCTGTTTGCCAACGCTCCATCCAATTAGGCTTCTCATCCGTCATGATGGATGGCTCATTAGGTGAAGATGGCAAAACCCCAACAGACTATGATTACAATGTTCGCGTAACTCAACAAACTGTTTATATGGCTCACGCTTGTGGTGTTTCAGTGGAAGGTGAACTTGGTTGCTTAGGTAGCTTAGAAACAGGAATGGCTGGCGAAGAAGATGGTATTGGTGCTGAAGGTGTTTTAGACCATAGCCAATTACTCACAGATCCAGAAGAAGCAGCTCAATTTGTAAAAGCTACTGAAGTAGATGCTTTAGCTATTGCTATTGGTACAAGCCATGGTGCTTATAAATTCACTAAACCACCTACAGGTGATACTTTATCTATTGCACGAATTAAAGAAATTCATGCGCGCATCCCTGATACTCATTTAGTTATGCATGGTTCTAGTTCTGTACCACAAGAATGGTTGAAAGTGATTAATGAGTTTGGTGGAGAAATTCCTGAAACTTATGGTGTACCAGTCGAAGAAATTGTTGAAGGCATTAAATATGGTGTGCGCAAAGTTAACATTGATACAGACCTACGTTTAGCATCAACAGGAGCAATACGTCGTTTCTTAGCACAAAACCCTAGTGAGTTCGACCCACGTAAATATTTTGCCAAAACGATAGAAGCCATGCGTGATATTTGTATAGCTCGTTATGAAGCTTTTGGTTCAGCAGGAAATGGCTCAAAAATTAAACCTGTGTCTCTAGAAGTGATGGCTGAACGCTATGCAAAAGGTGATTTAAAGCCAAAGATTAATTAA